A window of the Isosphaera pallida ATCC 43644 genome harbors these coding sequences:
- a CDS encoding sulfatase-like hydrolase/transferase encodes MRRFAPRCPLALWTGLLAATLGGEASGVHARETDRPNIVLILADDLGWGDLSYNGRIQWSTPHLDDLAARGARFDRFYTAGVVCAPSRAALLTGKNPIHCGTWRNDHDLPAEEVTIAEALKAKGYHTALYGKWHQGRPTREGGTRTHPLDQGFDETFGFLSATHAWEKFPNHLFNGRDRVEVPQGRYADDWFTDKGVEFIARHKDDPTPFFLYLPLTSTHFHIEAPEDEIAKHRSTFSDPIQTAYAAIVTRMDAQVGRIVQAVRDAGLEDSTLIVFTSDHGATFEGGSKEASSSLDSNHPFRGQKRTVYEGGIRVPGIMTYPGVIPAGRIVSTPVQTIDLLPTFLELAGGRPEPDWKVDGLNILPLATGREAETFPERTLFVEWRSEGYDSLAAIRGDYKLVVERAGKPELYHLPSDPAERINWAATRKTILQTLMDDLTRFMADHPDGPLTVNAPSPGVTLREHPLFKKNPNHGQLTPR; translated from the coding sequence ATGCGTCGATTCGCGCCGCGTTGCCCCCTGGCCCTCTGGACGGGACTGCTTGCCGCGACTCTTGGGGGAGAAGCCAGTGGAGTTCACGCCCGGGAAACGGACCGTCCCAACATCGTCCTGATCCTCGCTGATGATTTGGGTTGGGGCGACCTGTCGTACAACGGACGCATTCAATGGTCCACCCCCCATCTTGACGACCTGGCCGCCCGCGGCGCTCGGTTCGACCGCTTCTACACCGCTGGCGTCGTCTGCGCGCCCAGCCGCGCGGCCCTGTTGACCGGTAAGAATCCAATCCACTGCGGGACTTGGCGCAACGATCACGATCTCCCCGCCGAAGAGGTTACCATCGCCGAAGCCCTCAAAGCCAAGGGGTATCACACCGCGCTTTACGGCAAGTGGCACCAGGGACGGCCTACCCGCGAGGGAGGAACCCGCACTCACCCCTTGGACCAGGGCTTCGACGAGACCTTCGGCTTCCTCTCCGCCACCCATGCCTGGGAAAAGTTCCCCAATCATCTTTTCAATGGCCGAGATCGGGTCGAGGTTCCCCAGGGCCGTTATGCTGACGACTGGTTCACCGACAAGGGCGTAGAGTTCATCGCGCGTCATAAAGATGACCCAACACCCTTTTTCCTCTATCTTCCTCTCACGTCCACGCACTTCCATATTGAAGCGCCCGAGGACGAGATCGCCAAGCATCGCTCCACCTTCAGCGATCCAATCCAGACGGCCTACGCGGCGATCGTCACCCGCATGGACGCCCAAGTGGGCCGGATTGTTCAGGCGGTCCGCGACGCTGGATTGGAGGATTCGACCCTCATTGTGTTCACCTCCGACCACGGCGCGACCTTTGAAGGTGGCAGCAAGGAAGCCTCGTCTAGTCTGGACAGCAACCACCCGTTCCGCGGCCAAAAGCGCACCGTTTACGAGGGAGGCATCCGGGTGCCCGGCATCATGACTTATCCGGGAGTCATTCCGGCCGGGCGGATCGTGTCCACTCCGGTTCAGACGATCGACTTGCTGCCCACCTTTCTGGAACTGGCCGGGGGACGCCCCGAACCAGACTGGAAGGTTGACGGACTCAACATTTTGCCGCTGGCTACCGGTCGGGAGGCCGAGACCTTTCCCGAACGCACCTTGTTCGTCGAATGGCGCTCCGAGGGCTACGACAGCCTGGCCGCGATCCGGGGCGACTACAAACTCGTCGTCGAACGGGCCGGCAAACCGGAGCTTTATCACCTCCCCTCCGACCCTGCCGAACGCATCAACTGGGCCGCGACCCGCAAAACAATTCTTCAAACCCTAATGGACGACCTCACCCGGTTCATGGCAGATCATCCCGACGGTCCTTTGACTGTGAATGCGCCCTCGCCGGGTGTCACCTTACGCGAACATCCCCTATTCAAGAAGAACCCCAACCACGGACAACTGACACCAAGGTGA
- a CDS encoding Mpo1-like protein gives MIPPPHAPEPIIEDWLNRHRALLSLALHAVGVPATILGALMLPIYVGACSLKLFGVALMLFLGGFALQFLAHALEGSEPGELAALKAWWRRRNRGRSEVVAEADSTGDSVERL, from the coding sequence ATGATCCCTCCTCCTCACGCCCCCGAACCAATCATCGAAGATTGGCTGAATCGTCACCGCGCCTTGTTGAGCCTGGCGTTGCATGCGGTGGGCGTACCCGCGACCATCCTCGGCGCATTGATGCTACCGATCTATGTGGGTGCCTGTTCGCTCAAGCTCTTTGGAGTGGCCCTGATGTTGTTTTTGGGGGGATTCGCCCTCCAATTCCTAGCCCACGCGCTGGAGGGTTCCGAACCAGGAGAACTTGCTGCCCTTAAGGCTTGGTGGCGGCGTCGAAATCGTGGTCGTTCAGAAGTCGTCGCCGAGGCCGATTCCACCGGGGACTCAGTCGAACGGTTGTGA
- a CDS encoding isocitrate/isopropylmalate dehydrogenase family protein yields MGHAVTLITGDGVGPELAEAARMCVDATGVAIDWDVQEAGVDVMERLGTPVPDAVIESCKRTGVALKAPITTPVGTGFRSVNVHLRQVLDLYACVRPCKLYPGVRTLFANSKVDLVVVRENTEDLYIGIEFEKGKDETLKLIDTIKSLGGKAIKPDSGISIKPISVSGTERIVTYAFEYARKHGRKKVTSVHKANILKYSDGLFLEVSRDVAKRYTDIEFEDRIVDNMCMQLVQKPELYDVLVMPNLYGDILSDLCAGLVGGLGVAPGANIGDKGAVFEATHGSAPKYKGQWKMNPTALILSAVLMLEHLGEVEAARKLENAVAKVIAEGKFVTYDMKPHRDDPTAVGTREMAKAICDAMA; encoded by the coding sequence ATGGGACACGCCGTCACCCTCATCACCGGCGATGGAGTCGGTCCAGAATTGGCCGAAGCGGCCCGCATGTGCGTGGACGCCACCGGGGTCGCAATCGACTGGGATGTGCAGGAAGCCGGAGTGGATGTGATGGAGCGTCTGGGAACTCCAGTGCCTGACGCGGTAATCGAATCGTGCAAGCGAACCGGCGTGGCTCTCAAAGCGCCAATCACCACGCCGGTGGGCACCGGCTTCCGTTCGGTCAACGTCCACCTGCGCCAGGTACTGGACCTGTACGCCTGCGTCCGTCCTTGCAAGCTCTATCCTGGCGTGCGAACCCTCTTCGCTAACAGCAAAGTGGATCTGGTCGTGGTGCGCGAGAACACCGAGGACCTGTATATCGGCATTGAGTTTGAAAAAGGCAAGGACGAGACCCTCAAACTCATCGACACGATCAAAAGTCTAGGCGGCAAGGCAATCAAGCCGGATTCGGGCATTTCGATTAAGCCAATCTCAGTCTCCGGTACCGAACGGATAGTCACCTACGCTTTTGAGTATGCCCGCAAACACGGGCGCAAGAAAGTCACATCGGTGCATAAGGCCAACATCCTCAAGTATTCAGATGGGCTTTTCCTTGAGGTTTCACGCGACGTGGCCAAGCGCTACACCGACATCGAGTTCGAAGACCGCATCGTGGACAACATGTGCATGCAGTTGGTCCAAAAGCCGGAACTCTACGACGTGCTGGTGATGCCCAATCTCTACGGCGACATTCTGTCCGACCTGTGCGCCGGTTTGGTGGGAGGGCTTGGGGTCGCCCCTGGGGCCAACATCGGCGACAAGGGGGCGGTCTTCGAGGCGACCCACGGCTCGGCTCCCAAGTACAAGGGACAGTGGAAGATGAACCCCACCGCGTTGATCCTCTCAGCGGTGTTGATGCTGGAGCATTTGGGCGAGGTGGAAGCGGCCCGCAAGCTGGAAAACGCAGTGGCCAAGGTGATCGCCGAAGGCAAGTTTGTCACCTACGACATGAAGCCGCACCGCGACGACCCCACCGCCGTGGGCACCCGCGAGATGGCCAAGGCGATCTGCGACGCAATGGCCTGA
- the lpxK gene encoding tetraacyldisaccharide 4'-kinase → MAKLKIGRFDEQTYLRLIRGDIQGLQASLSRAALGALSLGYGLAVRLWDWGYEWGWLRSEVAPLPVVSVGNLTVGGTGKTPLVEWVARFYRQRGWRVVILSRGYGRTRDLQDSTTYQLNDEGLVLEENLPDVPHLQGRDRLALARLAVEELESQVAVLDDGFQHRRLGRLLDLVVVDALNPFGYHRLLPRGLLREPLTALRRADVFVVSRADLVTDSEFQRIETTLRRFAGQYHMIFRTRHAPQDLTTFDGRGTVEPLGLAVGPRVAAFCGIGNPEGFRRTLDALGVVWADQPSEALRRYPDHHAYSRSDVEDLGRWARDLGAELVLTTQKDQVKLRVPELAGRPLKALRIGLEFLDDPGPLMSRLDQLVPGVDLQTQSDVTPEQERLICPPTPLPP, encoded by the coding sequence ATGGCCAAATTGAAAATAGGTCGATTTGATGAACAGACTTACCTTCGACTCATCCGTGGCGACATTCAGGGGTTGCAAGCCAGTTTGAGCCGCGCGGCGCTCGGGGCTTTGAGTCTTGGCTACGGCTTAGCGGTTCGTCTGTGGGACTGGGGTTATGAATGGGGCTGGCTGCGTTCCGAAGTGGCTCCGTTGCCCGTGGTGTCAGTGGGCAACCTCACCGTCGGCGGCACCGGCAAGACGCCGTTGGTCGAGTGGGTGGCGCGGTTCTATCGCCAACGTGGTTGGCGGGTGGTCATTCTGAGCCGGGGCTACGGACGCACACGCGATCTTCAGGACAGCACAACCTATCAACTCAACGACGAGGGTTTGGTCTTGGAGGAAAACCTCCCGGACGTGCCTCACCTCCAGGGTCGGGATCGTTTGGCGCTGGCTCGTCTGGCGGTGGAAGAACTCGAATCCCAGGTGGCGGTGCTGGACGATGGATTCCAGCATCGTCGTTTGGGACGGTTGCTCGATCTGGTGGTGGTGGACGCGCTGAATCCATTTGGGTATCATCGGTTGTTGCCACGCGGGTTGTTGCGTGAACCGCTCACTGCACTTCGTCGGGCCGACGTGTTTGTGGTGTCGCGCGCCGATCTGGTGACGGATTCGGAGTTTCAACGGATCGAAACAACACTGCGGCGTTTCGCGGGCCAGTACCACATGATCTTCCGCACTCGCCACGCCCCTCAGGACCTTACCACGTTTGACGGTCGTGGGACTGTCGAACCACTTGGCCTTGCGGTGGGGCCGCGGGTGGCGGCGTTTTGCGGCATCGGCAATCCGGAGGGATTCCGTCGCACTTTGGACGCGCTGGGGGTGGTCTGGGCCGACCAGCCAAGCGAAGCGTTGCGACGTTACCCCGACCATCACGCCTACAGCCGAAGCGATGTCGAGGATCTGGGACGATGGGCGCGGGATCTCGGGGCGGAATTGGTCTTGACGACTCAGAAGGACCAAGTCAAGTTGCGAGTACCCGAGTTAGCGGGTCGACCGCTCAAAGCCTTGCGGATCGGCCTGGAGTTCCTGGATGATCCTGGCCCCCTGATGAGCCGGCTCGATCAGCTGGTTCCCGGGGTGGATCTGCAAACCCAATCCGACGTGACCCCGGAACAGGAACGGCTGATTTGTCCCCCGACTCCCTTGCCGCCCTGA